TGAGCACCGGCACCAGCTACGAAAATGGGGCGGAATGGCTTTTTGAACAATTTAGGCTGAGAGTTATCTGTTTCACCCTGTGTTTCATATTTACCGTCCAATACATTTTTCAGGTCTTTTTTGATGGATTTTCTGTTTTTGTATCCAAAGCCATCAGTAGTAGCTGCGTATTTATTAAAGATTGTCTGAAAATCGGCTGCATAATTGGTACCATCTCCTTTCAGAGCATCTATTTTGGTGTCATAGATCATACCACCGATACCGCCGAACATGTATAAATTGAAGTTACTTTTTGCTTTGTGAAAGCGAATGTTAGTCAATGTTACCACGCCCTGTAAGCTCAGGTCGTAAACATTTGTTTTGTAGTTGTAGAACACTGGAGTTCCGGCAGCATAGCCGGCTGAAGTCCAGGCGGTATTTTTTGACCATTGATATGAAGGTTGAAAGTTCAACCCCTTAGTGGTATAAACACCTAATTGACCTCTTAAAGAGAACACATAACCCAGCGCTTTACGAGCATGTAATGCTCCGCCAAAACCAGGAAAACGGTTACGAACATCACCGGAAATGTCCATAGCACCTACCTGTAAGCCTATTTCCCATTGATTACGGGGTTTGGCCGGGTAAGGGTAATTGTTTGCCATGAACTCGGTGTGCTGAGGGAGCCTCTTAGAAGGTATAACAGAAGAGTCCTGTACGTCATAGGTACCACCCAATTGTGCCTGGGAGGCCGCAGATGCTAACAGGAACGTTAAGCTTATAATACTTACGTACTTTTTGCTTGCCATAACTAAATTTTATGTGAAGGATTAAGTAACCAGAACTCAGAATCTGTGCAAAAATATTAATTGACAGCTAACTACCAAATTTTTTTCCCCAACACAATGTGCATTATCTTGCTGTTTTTCACACAGTAAGACCATAACAGAGCAAATTAAATGCCTCTTACGTTGTACATTAATAAATAGTAATTTGCTCCTCTTATATTCCGCATGAAATTATCACTAGCAATATTACGAGAAGAATTACCCGAATTTGATAAACAATTCCATGAAGCTGTAAAGAGCCAGGTGCCGCTCCTGAACAGGATTATGAGGTTTATTGTGAACCGGAAAGGTAAGCAATTACGGCCCATGTTTGTACTGCTTTCTGCCAAGTTATGCGGGCCCGTTAACGATACTACTTACCGGGCTGCTTCGTTAGTAGAATTACTACATTCAGCTACCCTGGTACATGATGACGTGGTAGATGAATCCCTGGAGCGTAGGGGATTTTTCTCTACATATGCTTTGTGGAAAAGCAAGGTATCGGTTTTGGTTGGCGACTATCTGCTGGCCAAAGGTATGCTCCTCTCCCTCGACCACGACGATTACCGTATTTTAAAATTATTATCAAATGCCATACGTGCTATGAGCGAGGGTGAATTGCTGCAAATGGAAAAATCACGCACCCTTAATTTTGAAGAGGCAACTTATTTCGAGATCATAAAAGGAAAA
The Niastella koreensis GR20-10 genome window above contains:
- a CDS encoding polyprenyl synthetase family protein, translated to MKLSLAILREELPEFDKQFHEAVKSQVPLLNRIMRFIVNRKGKQLRPMFVLLSAKLCGPVNDTTYRAASLVELLHSATLVHDDVVDESLERRGFFSTYALWKSKVSVLVGDYLLAKGMLLSLDHDDYRILKLLSNAIRAMSEGELLQMEKSRTLNFEEATYFEIIKGKTASLLASACASGAWSTTQDEVITEKMRLFGEKVGMAFQIKDDLFDYGNEAVGKPTGNDIREKKLTLPLIYTLQNTDSATRRKLIYIIKNQNKDPQKVQEVINVVKQTGGISYTEKKMFSFRDEALSILHEFDNVEIRNGLEELVRYTTDRKY